The following are encoded in a window of Pseudomonas sp. St316 genomic DNA:
- a CDS encoding ABC transporter permease, translating to MYLFRLAMASLANRRFTAILTAFAIALSVCLLLAVERVRTEARASFASTISGTDLIVGARSGSVNLLLYSVFRIGNATNNIRWDSFEHFASNPKVKWAIPMSLGDSHRGYRVMGTTEAYFEHYQYGRQQHLALADGRAFASDPFEVVLGAEVAEALHYKLGEKLVLAHGVAAISLVKHDDKPFTVVGILKRTGTPVDRTLHISLGGMEAIHIDWKNGVPAQGNGRISADQARNMDLTPQAITAFMLGLNSKISTFALQREINEFRGEPLLAILPGVALQELWSLMGTAEKALFVISLFVVLTGLIGMLTAILTSLNERRREMAILRSVGARPWHIATLLVLEAFALALAGVIAGLALLYIGITAAQGYVQSAYGLYLPLGWPSEYEWTLLAGILVAALLMGSVPAWRAYRQSLADGLSIRL from the coding sequence ATGTATTTGTTCCGTCTAGCCATGGCCAGCCTGGCGAACCGTCGCTTCACCGCGATCCTCACCGCGTTTGCCATCGCCCTTTCTGTTTGTTTGTTGCTGGCAGTAGAGCGGGTACGCACCGAGGCGCGGGCCAGTTTCGCCAGCACCATCAGTGGCACCGACCTGATCGTCGGCGCCCGCTCAGGTTCCGTGAACCTGCTGTTGTATTCGGTGTTTCGCATCGGCAACGCCACCAACAACATTCGCTGGGACAGCTTCGAACACTTCGCCAGCAACCCGAAAGTGAAGTGGGCGATCCCCATGTCCCTTGGCGATTCCCACCGTGGTTATCGGGTGATGGGCACCACCGAGGCCTACTTCGAGCATTACCAGTACGGCCGCCAGCAGCACCTGGCGCTGGCCGATGGCCGGGCCTTTGCCAGCGATCCGTTCGAAGTCGTGCTCGGTGCCGAAGTGGCCGAGGCGCTGCACTACAAACTCGGCGAAAAACTGGTGTTGGCCCACGGCGTGGCGGCGATCAGCCTGGTCAAGCACGACGACAAGCCCTTCACCGTGGTCGGGATTCTCAAGCGCACCGGCACCCCGGTGGACCGCACGTTGCACATCAGCCTCGGCGGCATGGAGGCGATCCACATTGACTGGAAGAACGGCGTGCCGGCCCAGGGCAATGGCCGCATCAGCGCCGACCAGGCCCGCAACATGGACCTCACGCCTCAGGCGATCACCGCGTTCATGCTCGGCCTCAACAGCAAGATTTCGACCTTTGCCTTGCAGCGCGAGATCAACGAGTTCCGTGGCGAACCGTTGCTGGCGATCCTGCCCGGTGTGGCGCTGCAGGAATTGTGGAGCCTGATGGGCACAGCGGAAAAAGCCTTGTTCGTGATTTCGCTGTTCGTGGTCCTGACCGGGTTGATCGGCATGCTCACGGCTATTCTCACCAGCCTCAACGAACGTCGTCGGGAAATGGCGATCCTGCGTTCGGTCGGCGCGCGGCCGTGGCACATCGCAACGCTGCTGGTGCTCGAAGCCTTCGCCTTGGCGCTGGCCGGGGTCATCGCCGGGCTGGCCTTGCTGTACATCGGCATCACCGCCGCCCAAGGTTACGTGCAGTCGGCCTACGGCTTGTACCTGCCGCTGGGTTGGCCGAGCGAATATGAATGGACGCTGCTGGCTGGCATCCTGGTCGCTGCCCTGCTGATGGGCAGCGTGCCGGCCTGGCGTGCCTATCGCCAATCGTTGGCCGACGGCCTGTCGATCCGTCTATGA
- the cpdA gene encoding 3',5'-cyclic-AMP phosphodiesterase → MPSVSSLTTADAALLVQLSDSHLFAEADASLLGMNTRDSLRAVIDLVLKQQPDIDLMLATGDLSQDGTLQSYQAFRQLTARIDAPARWIPGNHDEPQVMLEAAVKSPLLDPVVDIGNWRVTMLDSAVPGSVPGFLAEEQLILLANALSEAPERHHLVCLHHHPVSIGCAWMEPIGLRNPEALFAVLDRFPQVRAVLWGHVHQEIDQMREGVRLLASPSTCIQFEPGSEDFAVGLQAPGYRWLRLLPDGAVETGVERVVGFAFTVDYGANGY, encoded by the coding sequence TTGCCGAGCGTATCCAGCTTGACCACTGCCGATGCGGCGTTGCTGGTCCAACTGTCTGACAGCCATTTGTTCGCCGAGGCCGATGCCTCGTTGCTGGGCATGAATACCCGTGACAGTTTGCGGGCGGTCATTGATTTGGTGCTCAAGCAGCAGCCGGACATTGACCTGATGCTCGCCACCGGGGATCTGTCCCAGGACGGTACGCTGCAGTCTTACCAGGCGTTTCGGCAATTGACCGCGCGAATCGATGCGCCGGCGCGGTGGATTCCCGGCAACCATGATGAGCCGCAGGTGATGCTTGAGGCGGCGGTCAAGAGCCCGTTGCTCGATCCGGTGGTGGACATTGGCAACTGGCGCGTGACGATGCTCGATTCCGCCGTGCCCGGATCTGTGCCAGGGTTTTTGGCCGAAGAACAGTTGATTCTGTTGGCCAATGCCTTGAGTGAGGCGCCGGAGCGTCATCACCTGGTGTGTCTGCACCATCATCCGGTTTCAATTGGGTGTGCGTGGATGGAGCCGATTGGCTTGCGTAATCCTGAGGCGCTGTTTGCCGTGTTGGATCGGTTTCCTCAGGTTCGGGCGGTACTTTGGGGGCATGTGCATCAGGAAATTGACCAGATGCGCGAGGGGGTTCGTTTGTTGGCTTCGCCTTCGACTTGTATTCAGTTCGAGCCCGGGAGTGAGGATTTTGCAGTGGGCTTGCAGGCGCCTGGGTATCGGTGGCTGCGATTGTTGCCAGATGGGGCAGTGGAAACGGGGGTTGAGCGGGTGGTTGGGTTTGCCTTTACCGTCGATTATGGGGCTAACGGTTATTGA
- a CDS encoding DUF3299 domain-containing protein, translating to MPRALFALLMMVALPLWAAEPRDLAWSEMIPPDAPPEVPDMTPLHDLSKMSDALAAESAPAARQDLPNAPVVKALDGQQIRLPGYIVPLEVSEEGRTTDFLLVPYFGACIHVPPPPSNQIVHVKSEVGVKLDELYQPYWVEGPMQVKPSTSELADAGYQMEAEKIYVYELPE from the coding sequence ATGCCCCGCGCCCTGTTTGCGCTGTTGATGATGGTCGCCCTGCCGCTGTGGGCAGCCGAACCAAGGGACCTGGCCTGGTCGGAAATGATCCCGCCGGACGCACCGCCAGAAGTGCCGGACATGACCCCGCTGCACGACTTGTCGAAGATGAGCGACGCCCTGGCCGCCGAGTCCGCTCCAGCCGCCAGGCAGGATTTGCCCAACGCCCCGGTAGTCAAGGCCCTCGATGGCCAGCAGATTCGTTTGCCGGGCTACATCGTGCCACTGGAAGTCAGCGAGGAAGGTCGCACCACGGACTTCTTGCTGGTGCCGTATTTCGGCGCCTGCATCCACGTACCGCCACCGCCGTCCAACCAGATCGTGCATGTGAAAAGTGAAGTCGGGGTCAAGCTCGACGAGTTGTACCAACCGTACTGGGTCGAAGGGCCGATGCAGGTCAAGCCGTCCACCAGTGAACTGGCCGATGCCGGGTATCAGATGGAGGCCGAGAAGATTTATGTGTATGAACTGCCGGAGTGA
- a CDS encoding 50S ribosomal protein L11 methyltransferase, with the protein MSAPQDLQRALGELLGDARLVACPLPGTDLKLWLIDGDNMDRAFSPEETRRILHEPPYWSFCWASGLAMARYLAEQPQWVEGKRIVDFGAGSGVAGIAAVKAGALEVVACDLDPLAIAACRANAALNGVELGYSTDFFAEADRFDLILVADVLYDRANLPLLDQFLSRGREALVADSRVRDFQHPLYRRIEMLEAMTLPDLAEPEEFRHVSLYHARRQA; encoded by the coding sequence ATGAGTGCACCGCAAGACCTGCAACGGGCGTTGGGTGAGTTGCTGGGCGACGCGCGCCTGGTGGCCTGCCCGCTGCCCGGCACCGACTTGAAGCTGTGGCTGATCGACGGCGACAACATGGATCGCGCCTTCAGCCCGGAAGAAACCCGCCGCATTCTCCACGAGCCGCCGTACTGGAGCTTCTGTTGGGCCAGCGGCCTGGCGATGGCGCGCTACCTGGCCGAACAGCCGCAATGGGTCGAGGGCAAGCGCATAGTGGATTTTGGCGCCGGTTCCGGCGTGGCGGGCATTGCGGCGGTCAAGGCTGGGGCACTGGAGGTGGTGGCCTGTGACCTGGACCCACTGGCGATTGCCGCGTGCCGGGCCAATGCCGCACTCAATGGCGTGGAGTTGGGGTATTCGACGGACTTCTTTGCCGAGGCTGATCGCTTCGACCTGATCCTGGTCGCCGATGTGCTCTACGACCGTGCCAACCTGCCGCTGCTCGATCAATTCCTTAGCCGTGGCCGTGAGGCGTTGGTGGCCGACTCCCGGGTACGGGATTTCCAGCACCCGCTGTACCGGCGCATCGAAATGCTGGAAGCCATGACTTTGCCGGACCTGGCCGAGCCGGAGGAATTCCGGCATGTGAGCCTGTACCACGCGCGGCGTCAGGCTTAA
- a CDS encoding ABC transporter ATP-binding protein, whose protein sequence is MTQALIELSDLGFSWPGHPPLLDIPAFRLEAGETLFLKGPSGSGKTTLLGLLGGVQTPDRGSIRLLGQELSELGAGSRDRFRVDHTGYIFQQFNLLPFLSVRENVELPCHFSKLRAQRAVQRHGSVDQAAATLLAHLGLTDSNLLERRADSLSIGQQQRVAAARALIGQPELVIADEPTSALDYDARENFLRLLFAECREAGSSLLFVSHDQSLAPLFDRNLSLADLNRAATPLEV, encoded by the coding sequence ATGACCCAAGCACTCATCGAACTGTCCGACCTGGGCTTCAGTTGGCCCGGGCATCCGCCGTTGCTGGATATCCCGGCGTTTCGCCTGGAGGCCGGCGAAACGCTGTTCCTCAAAGGGCCGAGCGGCAGCGGCAAGACCACATTGCTGGGCCTTCTGGGTGGGGTGCAGACGCCGGATCGCGGCAGCATTCGCCTGCTCGGCCAGGAACTCAGCGAACTGGGCGCCGGCAGTCGCGACCGCTTTCGCGTCGACCACACCGGCTACATCTTCCAGCAGTTCAACCTGCTGCCGTTTCTCTCGGTGCGCGAAAACGTCGAGCTGCCCTGTCACTTTTCCAAGCTGCGGGCGCAACGGGCCGTGCAGCGCCACGGCAGCGTCGATCAAGCCGCCGCCACGCTGCTGGCCCACCTGGGGCTGACCGATTCGAACCTGTTGGAGCGGCGCGCCGACTCGTTGTCCATCGGCCAGCAACAACGGGTCGCCGCCGCCCGGGCGCTGATTGGCCAGCCAGAACTGGTGATCGCTGACGAACCGACTTCAGCCCTGGACTACGATGCCCGGGAAAACTTCCTGCGGCTGTTGTTCGCCGAATGCCGCGAGGCCGGGTCGAGCCTGTTGTTCGTCAGCCACGACCAGAGCCTGGCGCCACTGTTCGACCGCAACCTGTCGCTGGCCGATCTCAATCGCGCCGCCACGCCACTCGAGGTTTGA
- a CDS encoding YbaY family lipoprotein, translating to MPLRSLVLLSLFSLLMACSSDAPKPAAPAPAPAPKQAQEKARQAAELGPLPAYQRELSGTLQGVPAGAEVELALLVIDDKDRPQQLLASSSLIGTNQALPFHLRFNPEAFPVGARVELRGRASQSGQLILHLPEQRISQPTTQALGTLQFVKAP from the coding sequence ATGCCGCTACGATCGCTCGTTTTGCTCAGTCTTTTCAGCCTGCTGATGGCGTGCAGCAGCGACGCCCCCAAGCCTGCAGCCCCCGCACCGGCCCCGGCGCCGAAACAGGCCCAGGAAAAAGCCCGCCAGGCGGCCGAGCTGGGGCCGCTGCCGGCCTATCAGCGCGAATTGAGCGGCACCTTGCAAGGCGTGCCGGCCGGCGCCGAGGTCGAACTGGCGTTGCTGGTGATCGATGACAAGGACCGCCCACAGCAATTGCTCGCCAGCTCCAGCCTGATCGGCACCAACCAGGCCCTGCCCTTCCACCTGCGTTTCAACCCCGAAGCCTTCCCGGTGGGTGCCCGCGTAGAGTTGCGTGGCCGCGCCAGCCAGTCCGGCCAGTTGATCCTGCATCTGCCGGAACAACGTATCAGCCAACCGACCACCCAAGCGTTGGGCACCCTGCAATTCGTCAAAGCGCCATGA
- the nrdR gene encoding transcriptional regulator NrdR gives MHCPFCGANDTKVIDSRLVAEGEQVRRRRECLACGERFTTFETAELVLPRLIKTDGSRQPFDEDKLRAGMQRALEKRPVSVERLEAALVHIKHKLRATGEREVKSLVVGELVMAELQKLDEVAYIRFASVYRRFQDLNEFREEIDRLAREPVKQ, from the coding sequence ATGCACTGTCCCTTCTGCGGTGCCAACGACACCAAGGTCATCGACTCGCGACTGGTCGCCGAGGGCGAACAAGTCCGCCGCCGCCGCGAATGCCTGGCTTGCGGCGAGCGTTTCACGACGTTCGAGACCGCTGAACTGGTGTTGCCGCGCCTGATCAAAACCGACGGCAGCCGCCAGCCGTTCGACGAAGACAAACTGCGCGCCGGCATGCAGCGCGCCCTGGAAAAACGCCCGGTGAGCGTCGAGCGCCTCGAAGCGGCGCTGGTGCACATCAAGCACAAGCTGCGGGCCACCGGCGAGCGCGAGGTCAAATCCCTGGTGGTCGGTGAGCTGGTGATGGCCGAGCTGCAGAAGCTCGATGAAGTCGCCTACATCCGCTTCGCCTCGGTGTACCGGCGCTTCCAGGACCTTAACGAGTTCCGCGAAGAAATCGACCGCCTGGCCCGCGAACCGGTGAAACAATGA
- a CDS encoding DUF2796 domain-containing protein, with translation MRRLLLALPFALLPLAVAHAAVEHDHDHEHGSLGAHEHGVGRLNAALDGQTLELELESPAMNLVGFEHAATSDADKAKVAAVRAQLDKPLALFNLPAAAQCTVAQQELESPLFGDEPGHEDHDEDADGDEHHEHSEIHAHYQFTCATPGALSNLDLATVFKTFPATQKIQVQLISPSGQQGVEVTAKAPTLKF, from the coding sequence ATGCGTCGTCTGCTTCTTGCCCTGCCGTTCGCCCTGCTGCCATTGGCTGTCGCTCATGCGGCGGTCGAACACGATCATGACCACGAGCACGGCAGCCTTGGCGCCCACGAACACGGGGTTGGCCGATTGAACGCTGCGTTGGACGGCCAGACCCTGGAGCTGGAATTGGAAAGCCCGGCGATGAACCTGGTGGGCTTCGAACACGCCGCCACCAGCGATGCCGACAAGGCCAAGGTTGCCGCCGTACGCGCGCAGTTGGACAAGCCGCTGGCGTTGTTCAACCTGCCGGCCGCCGCCCAATGCACCGTGGCCCAGCAGGAACTGGAAAGCCCGTTGTTCGGCGATGAACCAGGCCACGAAGACCACGATGAAGACGCCGACGGCGACGAACATCACGAGCACAGTGAGATCCATGCCCACTACCAATTCACCTGCGCCACCCCGGGTGCATTGAGCAACCTGGACCTGGCGACCGTGTTCAAAACCTTCCCGGCCACCCAGAAAATTCAGGTACAACTGATCAGCCCGAGCGGCCAGCAAGGCGTGGAAGTGACGGCCAAGGCGCCCACCCTGAAGTTCTGA
- the trxA gene encoding thioredoxin — MTQETPYIFDATTADFDQSVIANSFHKPVLVDFWAEWCAPCKALMPMLQTIAESYQGELLLAKVNCDIEQDIVARFGIRSLPTVVLFKDGQPVDGFAGAQPESAVRTMLEPHVQMPPPAAADPFEQAQALFDDGRFADAEAVLTVLLGEDNTNAKALILYARCLTERGELDEAQTVLDAVKSDEHKAALAGAKAQIQFLGLAKHLPDAADLKARLAKDPQDDEAVYQLAIQQLARQQYEAALDALLKLFVRNRSYSEGLPHKTLLQVFELLGNDHPLVTTYRRKLFAALY, encoded by the coding sequence ATGACTCAGGAAACGCCCTACATCTTCGACGCCACCACCGCCGATTTCGACCAGTCGGTGATCGCCAACTCTTTCCACAAACCGGTACTGGTGGATTTCTGGGCCGAGTGGTGTGCGCCGTGCAAAGCGCTGATGCCGATGCTGCAAACCATCGCCGAGAGCTATCAAGGCGAGCTGCTGCTGGCCAAGGTCAACTGCGACATCGAGCAGGACATTGTCGCCCGCTTCGGCATTCGCAGCCTGCCAACGGTGGTGTTGTTCAAGGACGGCCAACCCGTCGACGGCTTTGCCGGTGCCCAGCCGGAATCGGCCGTGCGAACCATGCTCGAACCCCATGTGCAGATGCCACCTCCGGCTGCGGCTGACCCATTCGAACAGGCCCAGGCGCTGTTCGACGACGGTCGTTTCGCCGACGCTGAAGCCGTGCTCACGGTATTGCTGGGTGAAGACAACACCAACGCCAAGGCCCTGATCCTGTATGCCCGCTGCCTGACCGAGCGCGGTGAGTTGGACGAAGCGCAAACTGTGCTCGACGCGGTGAAAAGCGACGAGCACAAGGCCGCCCTCGCCGGCGCCAAGGCGCAGATCCAGTTCCTCGGCCTGGCCAAGCACCTGCCGGACGCCGCCGACCTCAAGGCGCGCCTGGCGAAAGACCCGCAAGACGATGAAGCGGTGTACCAACTGGCGATCCAGCAATTGGCGCGCCAGCAGTACGAAGCGGCCCTCGATGCACTGCTCAAGCTGTTCGTGCGCAACCGCAGCTACAGCGAAGGCCTGCCCCACAAGACCTTGCTGCAGGTGTTCGAACTGCTGGGTAATGACCATCCGCTGGTGACGACGTACCGCCGCAAGTTGTTCGCGGCGTTGTATTGA